A single region of the Saprospiraceae bacterium genome encodes:
- a CDS encoding gliding motility-associated C-terminal domain-containing protein, translating to MKNSLRYKVQSTLCLCLSCLVFTTPSVVASTSSDPLTIVSPSVNSKVAAPVFTDPTPGNITVDCITDVPAMVSLMAEDDTDPAFPKAIMGVDSPEPSTINACIGGTITRTWTATDMDGEMTSVSQTIIVLPDTEAPFLDIPPFRDTVACELSKGDAPNNSLRYDIWISSLRLAVASNAIASDNCSGIDDIDDNGPASFDEDCATLTVVFTLTDNCGLNSQFVATYTTIDTVAPQLIGIPTETTLLLSCDDPVPPFPTVTVSDNCDNTPDLNFSETNSQVANGSCSEYEYSIIRTWMASDNCGNTTIFKQTISIEDDNAPTFTVPGNITIDCTQDPTDLNITGDITDLMDNCTPTDSIRVFYNDTEEQGSCIYNKTIVRTWRARDLCGNVTGKIQTIVVADMQKPSFVAPPDITVNCNQANDLDVTGRPSNVQDNCDPMPVATFSDVVVDGLCADDRTIRRTWKLTDVCGNFQEHDQLITIKDQSAPVFEQEAQDITISCLDGIDIQQVFMNWLSDRAGATAEDNCADAEELIWTVFNSGTMDPPTLPSVACPSPSDTLLSQSVDFIVEDLCGNRDTTTAVFSLVDNNPPVLFCPEDITVNIDEGGCGATLTLTPPQISDECDLSMVQSVSISDTAFITSNANPGQEGDIPVNAIDLNLVISQPLPVNAFSDALLKIALLSVDAEEANEFFNVYGEDGSLLGTTALTGAQCGNSEKQFTIPAFTINNWAVDGIIQLHLAPNIPQGVEGKFAINAICNPPGRVVASLAVDLKTLNGISYRYRIDQGPAITVSPIANETVTLDAGSHQITYYVSDCAGNIDSCAYEIMVIDTEPPVLTCPPDMVLSLAADSCQKTVSLPLPLNAMDNCNAFGSYTQQLPLDTSSALISYTLDPNLTDYVANERTFNFNAVAANAIGVATFNLSFKGDFNSNNAFVEVFGEDNSLLGQSTVGDADCNTPGNLIITIPAATFNSWAADGVLSIRVAPKEITVPPGVTGDGINPCNPGAVTANGENDGSSYMFGTLNYLSLTPFYYAEGATSIPLTSMQAPSLSPSHAFNVGETEVFYIIEDGSGNPDTCSFLITIEDTTPPIASCQTIGNLTVNPSGLDVEIFDVSDVNLASSDNCTIDTMFITPSMFSCQDAGSTVNITLTVRDAAGLESTCATTFGLTLERPAPIATPNLCGGDTLYLFANPPGPGSQAYTYEWFLNDIFFSAAENPIIPNVDPSFSGVYKVVIKGISGCRSEGTVIVNVDEITYRPQVTTVSTVCSVDDITLGVMDLPPDNNVSYHWYQGMPPNGTLLASTNEPTYTIPGPHSIGSRNFYLIVEANGCMSTPSNPIAVQTVEKPVAQVTFSDTTVCEGQTINLGTFTVGPGLVYHWTGPNDFSSAEQFPQIGPLDELDEGFYNLSILRNGCSSEEVSVELNIKAKPAKPNITSNGPICRGTTLALSTLTTGVSAYHWVQGGNGEFVSTNPTFNIPNADEGDAGNWQLFVIKNGCESDLSNPTLVTVNPRPTAGAAASPNPVCKDGDIVLQGISDLGGVIFQWTGPGIENQQTIQNLTINNASFLDQGTYDLKVTSLAGCSDTASVFVRVLEGISQVDLSYTAPNCFYAPSNVALTALTFPQDNGSYTYKWSGPNNFQFQGSVATIPAATGAQSGTYSVTVTTNQGCSVVESIFVELQDAPARPAKPFTQSGNLAFCNGDKITLFTTDYNIPGRDVTYFWQKGNGSMVTTTTRSLTINAATLTDDGDYKVYVVIDDCPSLTSDISTITVHAIPNIEATSNSPVCRGENIRLSATSSAGANYKWSATGFEFSSSIQFPSFNSDNQPGENGIYKVVAIVNGCPSDTAQVEVMVKPRPKIPVAVNDGPHCISDAEAALRLSLTTSSLTPGANYSWFDGFSTLPLEEPDTSREFNFTDFTNYTTDGLFPFYVVATLNGCTALRRDTTFAQLNLIPSSQAFAGVDTSICVGNYRLNAEMPSIGTGRWSFLSGGSGITIANPESANTAISGLMRQEESYFFRWTLSNGACKNYSADEIEIAVRQGEEAISGEDILACEDEVVNLGAMPPMEPGSIGTWSQPEAQRILGVKINDRNNASTLITGLEPDNVYIFTWTINTVCGRDSADVLVIISDPQPFAGLDEVVCNDEGISLLEAMPPTEGSHGLWSAVNPKNLISDPDNPQTMISGLEPGENKFVWTIDEGFCGEGSRDTVVISYKTNPIANPDIIAVDFQKEVELDLLSNDILVPNTSIEIVSPPQQGTIMIDGQGKVNYIPPNNFVGMVEFLYQLVSEGCAMPTALVTLLIGEDASCTAPSIITPNGDGINDAFVVPCLLDQVTFSSSQVIIFNRWGDEVFRSKTPYSNDWEGTYSGENLPDGTYFYIIEYGNGRPPSNGFVLIQR from the coding sequence ATGAAGAACTCTTTACGCTACAAGGTACAGTCGACCCTTTGTCTCTGTTTATCTTGCTTGGTTTTTACTACCCCCAGCGTAGTGGCCAGCACAAGTTCTGATCCTTTAACAATCGTTTCCCCTTCTGTTAATAGTAAAGTTGCAGCTCCTGTCTTTACCGATCCAACACCCGGAAACATAACCGTTGATTGTATTACAGATGTGCCGGCAATGGTTAGTTTAATGGCGGAGGATGATACGGATCCCGCCTTTCCCAAAGCAATAATGGGGGTAGATAGCCCTGAACCTTCTACCATCAATGCCTGTATAGGAGGAACGATTACGCGTACCTGGACTGCCACCGATATGGATGGAGAAATGACTTCGGTCTCCCAGACGATCATTGTTTTGCCGGACACAGAAGCTCCTTTTTTGGACATCCCGCCGTTTAGAGATACGGTTGCTTGTGAATTAAGTAAAGGTGATGCACCCAATAATTCACTTCGTTATGATATTTGGATCAGTTCGCTTCGGCTAGCCGTTGCAAGTAATGCCATTGCAAGCGATAATTGTTCTGGCATTGATGATATAGATGATAATGGCCCTGCATCCTTCGATGAGGATTGCGCTACCTTGACCGTGGTTTTTACCCTCACCGATAACTGTGGGTTAAATTCACAGTTTGTAGCGACCTATACCACCATTGATACGGTCGCTCCTCAATTGATCGGGATTCCAACCGAAACAACGCTCCTGCTATCATGTGATGACCCCGTTCCTCCCTTTCCAACAGTGACCGTATCAGATAACTGCGACAATACACCTGATTTGAATTTTTCCGAAACCAATAGCCAGGTGGCAAATGGGTCTTGTTCTGAATATGAATATAGCATTATTCGTACCTGGATGGCATCTGATAATTGCGGGAATACGACTATTTTCAAGCAAACCATTTCCATTGAAGATGACAATGCGCCAACTTTCACTGTCCCAGGCAATATAACCATCGATTGTACCCAAGACCCTACAGATCTAAATATAACAGGTGACATAACAGATTTAATGGACAACTGTACTCCTACAGATAGTATTCGCGTTTTTTATAATGATACGGAAGAACAGGGTAGTTGTATTTATAATAAGACCATCGTTCGAACCTGGAGGGCAAGGGATCTTTGCGGAAATGTAACAGGAAAGATTCAAACGATTGTGGTTGCGGATATGCAAAAACCAAGTTTTGTTGCCCCTCCAGATATCACAGTAAACTGTAATCAAGCCAATGATTTGGATGTTACTGGCCGCCCAAGCAATGTCCAAGATAACTGTGACCCCATGCCGGTTGCGACCTTCTCCGATGTGGTGGTTGATGGGCTATGTGCTGATGATCGGACGATTCGTAGAACATGGAAATTGACGGATGTTTGCGGCAATTTCCAGGAACATGATCAGCTCATTACGATCAAAGACCAATCTGCCCCTGTCTTCGAACAGGAAGCTCAGGACATTACCATTTCTTGCCTCGATGGTATAGATATCCAACAGGTTTTTATGAATTGGTTGAGTGACCGGGCAGGTGCTACGGCAGAAGACAATTGTGCAGATGCGGAGGAATTAATCTGGACCGTTTTTAATTCAGGGACTATGGACCCACCTACGCTACCTTCCGTTGCTTGTCCATCACCTAGTGATACCCTATTATCTCAAAGTGTAGATTTTATTGTTGAAGATTTGTGCGGAAATCGCGATACCACCACTGCCGTTTTCTCTTTGGTGGATAATAACCCTCCGGTATTGTTTTGTCCTGAGGACATTACGGTCAACATTGACGAAGGCGGTTGCGGCGCAACCCTGACCCTTACGCCACCTCAAATTTCTGATGAGTGCGATCTATCCATGGTTCAAAGTGTAAGTATTAGTGATACCGCTTTCATTACCAGTAATGCTAATCCAGGTCAGGAAGGAGACATCCCCGTTAACGCGATTGATCTCAATCTGGTCATTTCCCAACCGCTACCTGTCAATGCATTCTCCGATGCACTGCTAAAGATTGCACTACTCAGTGTTGATGCCGAAGAAGCAAATGAATTTTTTAACGTATATGGAGAAGATGGGAGTTTGTTAGGAACTACCGCACTTACCGGAGCTCAATGTGGCAATTCAGAGAAACAATTTACCATTCCCGCTTTTACCATAAACAATTGGGCCGTAGATGGAATCATCCAATTGCACTTAGCACCCAATATACCGCAAGGTGTTGAAGGTAAATTTGCCATTAATGCTATTTGCAATCCGCCTGGCAGGGTCGTCGCCTCCTTGGCCGTTGACCTAAAAACATTGAATGGCATCTCCTATCGATATAGGATAGATCAGGGTCCAGCAATAACAGTTAGCCCTATTGCTAATGAAACTGTTACGCTCGATGCAGGGAGTCACCAAATCACCTATTATGTATCAGATTGTGCTGGAAATATAGATAGTTGTGCCTATGAAATTATGGTCATAGACACTGAGCCGCCTGTTTTGACCTGCCCACCCGATATGGTGCTCAGCCTTGCAGCAGACTCCTGCCAAAAAACGGTTAGTTTGCCTTTGCCTTTAAATGCTATGGACAATTGTAATGCCTTCGGGTCTTATACCCAGCAATTACCTCTTGATACGAGTAGTGCTTTAATTTCTTATACCTTAGACCCTAATCTAACTGATTATGTAGCGAATGAAAGGACTTTCAATTTCAACGCAGTCGCAGCAAATGCCATTGGCGTAGCCACGTTCAACCTTAGCTTTAAAGGCGACTTCAATTCCAATAATGCCTTTGTAGAAGTGTTTGGAGAAGACAATAGTTTATTAGGTCAATCCACCGTTGGTGATGCTGATTGTAATACGCCCGGAAACTTAATCATCACCATACCCGCAGCCACCTTTAATAGCTGGGCAGCAGATGGTGTGCTAAGCATACGCGTTGCCCCCAAAGAAATTACTGTTCCGCCCGGCGTGACGGGTGATGGGATCAATCCTTGTAATCCGGGAGCCGTAACAGCCAATGGAGAAAATGATGGCAGTAGCTATATGTTTGGAACACTAAACTACCTTAGTCTTACGCCTTTTTATTACGCAGAAGGAGCTACAAGCATCCCGCTAACAAGCATGCAAGCTCCGAGCCTATCTCCAAGCCATGCTTTCAATGTAGGAGAAACGGAAGTTTTTTACATCATAGAAGATGGAAGTGGGAATCCCGATACTTGTAGCTTTTTGATTACCATTGAAGACACAACTCCGCCTATTGCCTCTTGTCAGACTATCGGAAACCTTACGGTCAACCCATCTGGTTTAGACGTAGAGATTTTTGATGTATCAGATGTCAATTTAGCTAGTTCGGATAATTGCACGATTGATACGATGTTCATTACCCCTAGCATGTTTTCTTGTCAGGATGCAGGCAGTACAGTAAACATTACCCTAACCGTAAGAGATGCAGCAGGACTAGAATCTACTTGTGCGACGACATTTGGTCTTACATTAGAGCGGCCTGCGCCCATAGCAACCCCCAACTTATGTGGTGGAGATACCCTTTATTTATTTGCGAATCCGCCAGGCCCAGGTAGCCAGGCTTACACCTATGAATGGTTTTTAAATGATATTTTCTTTTCTGCAGCTGAAAACCCAATCATACCGAATGTTGACCCAAGTTTTTCGGGGGTTTATAAAGTCGTCATAAAAGGCATCAGTGGTTGCCGATCGGAGGGGACGGTAATTGTGAATGTTGATGAAATCACCTATCGTCCGCAGGTAACTACCGTTTCTACGGTTTGCAGCGTAGACGATATTACACTGGGAGTCATGGACTTGCCTCCAGACAACAATGTAAGTTATCATTGGTACCAGGGAATGCCACCTAATGGAACGCTGCTTGCATCTACCAATGAACCTACCTATACGATCCCTGGCCCTCACAGTATAGGGAGTAGAAATTTCTATTTGATAGTGGAAGCCAATGGGTGTATGTCTACACCTTCTAATCCGATTGCAGTGCAGACGGTTGAGAAACCCGTAGCCCAGGTCACTTTTTCAGACACCACGGTTTGTGAAGGGCAGACCATTAATTTGGGGACCTTTACCGTTGGGCCTGGACTGGTATATCATTGGACCGGGCCTAATGATTTTAGTTCTGCGGAACAGTTTCCTCAAATAGGCCCATTAGATGAACTCGATGAAGGCTTTTACAATTTATCTATCCTGCGGAATGGCTGTTCCTCGGAGGAAGTGAGTGTTGAACTCAATATAAAGGCTAAACCAGCCAAGCCCAATATTACCAGCAATGGCCCGATTTGTAGAGGCACTACGCTAGCTTTATCCACCTTAACAACTGGGGTAAGTGCCTATCATTGGGTGCAGGGGGGTAATGGCGAATTTGTGAGTACTAATCCGACTTTCAACATACCCAATGCTGATGAAGGAGATGCTGGTAACTGGCAACTGTTTGTGATCAAGAATGGGTGTGAATCAGACCTATCAAACCCGACCCTGGTCACCGTGAATCCGCGACCAACTGCTGGTGCTGCCGCTAGTCCTAATCCCGTTTGTAAGGATGGGGATATTGTACTTCAAGGCATATCTGATTTGGGTGGGGTGATCTTCCAATGGACGGGACCGGGGATTGAAAACCAACAAACCATCCAAAACCTTACGATCAACAATGCTTCCTTTCTCGATCAGGGAACGTATGATTTGAAGGTTACTTCTTTGGCCGGATGTTCCGATACCGCCTCTGTTTTTGTTAGAGTCTTGGAAGGGATTTCTCAGGTTGACCTCAGTTATACAGCGCCAAACTGTTTTTATGCCCCTTCTAACGTAGCATTAACAGCCCTTACCTTTCCACAAGATAATGGCAGCTATACCTATAAATGGTCTGGGCCAAACAATTTTCAATTTCAAGGTAGCGTAGCGACTATCCCTGCTGCGACAGGAGCCCAGTCTGGTACTTATTCCGTAACCGTTACCACCAATCAAGGCTGTTCGGTGGTAGAATCCATATTTGTTGAATTACAGGATGCACCTGCCAGGCCGGCAAAGCCTTTTACACAAAGTGGAAACCTCGCTTTTTGTAATGGCGATAAAATCACCTTATTCACAACCGACTATAATATTCCCGGTCGTGATGTAACCTATTTTTGGCAAAAAGGAAACGGTTCAATGGTAACGACAACAACGCGATCATTGACGATTAATGCTGCCACTTTAACCGATGATGGAGATTACAAGGTATATGTCGTTATTGATGATTGTCCTTCGTTAACCTCAGATATATCAACGATCACTGTCCACGCTATTCCTAATATTGAAGCGACTTCTAATAGTCCGGTATGTAGAGGTGAAAATATTCGCCTTTCAGCTACTTCCAGTGCTGGCGCCAATTACAAATGGAGTGCGACAGGCTTTGAGTTTAGTTCTTCTATACAATTTCCCTCTTTTAATTCCGATAACCAACCCGGGGAAAATGGCATTTATAAGGTGGTAGCTATCGTGAATGGCTGCCCTTCTGATACGGCCCAGGTTGAAGTAATGGTCAAACCCCGTCCCAAAATACCAGTGGCGGTCAATGACGGTCCTCATTGTATTAGCGATGCAGAGGCAGCGCTGCGCCTATCCCTAACCACAAGCAGCTTAACCCCTGGAGCAAACTATAGCTGGTTTGACGGTTTTTCTACCCTCCCATTGGAAGAACCAGACACCAGTCGTGAATTTAACTTCACAGATTTCACGAATTATACCACAGATGGTCTTTTTCCTTTTTATGTTGTCGCAACCTTAAATGGCTGTACTGCTTTGCGGAGGGATACCACTTTTGCCCAACTCAACCTCATTCCTTCTAGCCAGGCTTTTGCCGGTGTGGATACATCCATTTGCGTAGGAAATTACCGACTGAATGCCGAAATGCCTTCTATAGGGACTGGTCGATGGTCATTTCTATCAGGTGGCAGCGGTATTACTATTGCTAATCCAGAATCCGCCAATACAGCTATAAGTGGCCTTATGCGGCAGGAGGAGTCCTATTTCTTCAGATGGACCTTATCCAATGGTGCTTGTAAAAATTATTCGGCTGATGAAATAGAGATTGCCGTTCGGCAAGGAGAGGAAGCTATTTCTGGCGAAGACATTCTGGCCTGTGAGGATGAAGTAGTCAACCTGGGAGCGATGCCACCCATGGAACCAGGGAGCATCGGCACCTGGTCTCAACCAGAGGCACAACGCATTTTGGGTGTAAAAATAAACGACAGGAACAATGCTTCCACCTTGATTACTGGTTTAGAGCCTGATAATGTTTATATTTTCACCTGGACCATTAATACCGTTTGTGGACGGGATAGTGCAGATGTCCTGGTGATCATTTCTGACCCACAGCCATTTGCCGGATTAGATGAGGTCGTCTGTAATGATGAAGGCATCAGTCTACTTGAGGCAATGCCTCCTACGGAAGGGAGTCACGGTCTATGGTCGGCTGTTAATCCTAAAAACCTGATTAGTGATCCCGACAACCCTCAAACCATGATAAGTGGTCTTGAGCCAGGTGAAAACAAATTTGTTTGGACCATAGATGAAGGGTTTTGCGGAGAAGGATCCCGCGATACCGTTGTTATCTCTTATAAGACAAACCCCATTGCCAATCCAGATATCATTGCGGTAGATTTTCAAAAAGAGGTGGAATTAGATCTACTTTCCAATGACATTTTGGTGCCAAATACGAGCATAGAAATAGTTAGTCCGCCTCAACAAGGGACGATCATGATTGATGGCCAAGGCAAGGTTAATTATATACCGCCAAATAATTTTGTCGGTATGGTCGAATTTCTTTACCAATTGGTAAGTGAAGGTTGTGCCATGCCTACGGCACTAGTTACTTTATTGATAGGAGAAGACGCTAGCTGTACGGCACCTTCTATTATTACCCCAAATGGAGATGGAATCAATGATGCTTTTGTCGTCCCTTGCCTATTAGATCAGGTGACCTTTTCTTCCAGTCAAGTCATCATTTTCAATCGTTGGGGAGATGAGGTTTTTAGATCAAAGACACCTTATAGCAATGACTGGGAAGGAACCTATAGTGGTGAAAACCTTCCCGATGGCACATACTTTTATATTATTGAATATGGGAATGGCCGTCCGCCATCAAATGGTTTTGTTTTGATCCAACGTTAA
- the gltX gene encoding glutamate--tRNA ligase has translation MEKPRIRFAPSPTGALHIGGVRTALYNYLLAKRFNGTFILRIEDTDQTRYVPGAEAYIVDSLEWLGLQPDEGPGYGGEYGPYRQSERKHLYAQYAQQLIEKGHAYYAFDTTEELDAVREAEKEKGNHTFKYDASNRLSLRNSLSLPAATVEQLLAENTPFTIRLKIPSDEVILINDIIRGEVRFQSNELDDKIILKGDGMPTYHLANIVDDHLMKITHVIRGEEWLPSTAHHILLYRFLGWEATMPAFAHLPLILKPNGKGKLSKRDGTKLGIPVFPLSWQGETEEESFVGFREFGFVPQAAINFLALLGWNPGTEQEIFSLQALSEAFSLEKISKAGARFDIDKAKWFNQQYIIQSNNAELAELVRPIIAAKGYQPKTAFLQGFCGMMKERVTLLPDFWTNGYYFFSEELDYDEKTIRKKWLPERTVFFENLAKELASLDPFEATGIKAKIVASMEENGLGFGEVLPIFRIAISGTLKGPDLFEMMALLGNEVVQKRLKNSFAAFDKMILDK, from the coding sequence ATGGAAAAACCGAGAATTCGTTTTGCGCCTAGTCCAACGGGGGCTTTGCATATTGGTGGGGTTCGTACAGCGCTTTACAATTATCTTTTAGCTAAACGCTTTAATGGTACTTTTATTTTGCGGATCGAAGATACGGACCAAACTCGCTATGTCCCAGGTGCAGAAGCGTATATTGTTGATTCACTCGAATGGTTGGGCCTACAACCCGATGAAGGGCCGGGCTATGGTGGCGAATATGGCCCTTACCGCCAATCGGAACGCAAACATTTATATGCTCAATATGCACAACAACTGATTGAGAAAGGACATGCCTATTATGCTTTTGATACAACCGAAGAACTAGATGCTGTTCGTGAAGCTGAAAAAGAAAAAGGTAATCATACCTTTAAATATGATGCTAGCAATAGATTGAGCTTGCGAAATAGCCTGAGTTTGCCTGCTGCAACCGTTGAGCAGCTTTTGGCTGAAAATACACCTTTTACGATTCGCTTAAAAATTCCCTCAGATGAGGTCATCCTAATCAATGACATTATTAGGGGCGAAGTTCGCTTTCAAAGCAATGAATTGGATGACAAAATCATTCTCAAGGGGGACGGCATGCCCACGTACCACTTGGCAAACATCGTGGATGATCACCTGATGAAAATTACGCATGTTATTCGGGGAGAGGAATGGCTGCCTAGTACAGCACACCACATTTTGTTATATCGCTTCCTCGGCTGGGAGGCTACCATGCCTGCTTTTGCGCATCTTCCCCTGATCTTAAAACCTAATGGCAAGGGAAAACTTAGCAAGCGAGATGGCACTAAATTGGGCATTCCTGTATTCCCACTGTCTTGGCAAGGAGAAACGGAGGAGGAAAGCTTCGTTGGGTTTCGAGAATTCGGATTTGTTCCTCAGGCGGCTATCAATTTCTTAGCTTTACTGGGATGGAATCCAGGAACAGAACAGGAAATCTTTTCACTTCAAGCCTTGTCTGAAGCATTCTCCCTTGAAAAAATCAGTAAGGCTGGCGCTCGGTTTGATATTGACAAGGCCAAATGGTTTAACCAACAATATATTATACAAAGCAATAATGCGGAATTAGCGGAATTAGTTCGCCCCATTATAGCAGCCAAAGGCTACCAGCCTAAAACGGCTTTTTTACAAGGCTTTTGCGGGATGATGAAAGAACGGGTAACCCTATTGCCTGATTTTTGGACAAATGGTTACTACTTTTTTTCGGAAGAACTAGATTATGACGAAAAAACCATTCGCAAAAAATGGCTTCCAGAACGCACCGTGTTTTTTGAAAATCTAGCAAAGGAATTAGCAAGCCTAGATCCTTTCGAAGCAACGGGCATAAAAGCAAAAATTGTTGCCAGCATGGAAGAAAATGGCCTAGGCTTTGGAGAGGTGTTACCCATTTTCCGCATTGCCATTTCAGGCACACTCAAGGGACCTGACTTATTTGAGATGATGGCCTTGCTAGGGAATGAAGTGGTGCAGAAACGCCTCAAGAACAGTTTTGCTGCCTTTGATAAAATGATACTTGACAAATAG
- a CDS encoding polysaccharide deacetylase family protein, translating into MYLVKTPQFIQNLFPNFTWRIPSQEKNLYLTFDDGPIPEVTPWVLEQLAAYDAKGTFFCVGDNIRKNPVTFQAVIDAGHAVGSHTLNHLDGWTNDNIPYFHNVRHSANMVDSVLFRPPYGRLKPKQAQFLMRHYRIVMWDVLSGDFDSNISKEQCLKNVTSNAANGSIVVFHDSLKAIDRLEYALPRVLEHFSSLGYTFNKLNEQELIKEPALLQTA; encoded by the coding sequence ATGTATCTAGTAAAAACTCCCCAATTCATTCAAAATTTGTTCCCCAACTTTACCTGGCGGATTCCATCTCAAGAGAAAAATCTCTATTTAACTTTTGATGATGGTCCTATACCTGAAGTCACACCTTGGGTTTTAGAACAATTGGCAGCCTATGATGCAAAGGGAACATTCTTTTGTGTGGGTGACAACATCCGAAAAAACCCAGTAACTTTTCAGGCGGTTATCGATGCCGGACACGCGGTGGGTAGTCACACCCTCAACCACCTAGATGGTTGGACGAATGACAACATTCCTTATTTTCACAATGTTCGGCACAGTGCTAACATGGTAGATTCGGTTTTATTCCGTCCACCCTATGGTCGACTAAAGCCAAAACAGGCACAATTTTTAATGCGCCATTATCGCATTGTGATGTGGGATGTCCTAAGTGGCGATTTTGATTCCAATATTAGCAAGGAGCAATGCCTGAAGAATGTCACCTCCAACGCTGCAAATGGTTCTATCGTTGTGTTTCACGATAGTCTTAAGGCGATCGATCGATTAGAATATGCTTTGCCTCGCGTCTTGGAACATTTTTCTTCTTTAGGCTATACTTTCAATAAATTAAATGAGCAGGAACTTATCAAAGAACCCGCTCTACTGCAAACTGCATAA
- a CDS encoding DUF6089 family protein, translating into MKNIVFLLLLLSSSVVVTAQRGWEAGPWAGATYYFGDLNTSYNLSRPQFAAGMIARFNFNNRLAIKFSGNYGYILADDADSKNIYERARNLSFESPIIDGSAQFEFNFLPYIHGSRDEYFTPYLFGGLTAFYFNPQAELNGEMYELRALGTEGQFKGEEYYTVQGALNLGIGLKLDINYEWSLNFELSVRQTFTDYLDDVSTVYPDQSDLLRSRGELAVELSDRSITIPGVVEEILGEEGRQRGDSSTKDSYLFVGVGLVYYFGDLRCPGYGKKRK; encoded by the coding sequence GTGAAAAATATCGTTTTCTTATTGCTTTTGCTAAGCAGTAGTGTTGTGGTAACGGCACAAAGAGGATGGGAAGCAGGCCCTTGGGCTGGCGCAACTTATTATTTTGGAGACTTGAATACCAGCTATAATCTAAGTAGGCCTCAATTTGCAGCAGGGATGATTGCTCGATTCAATTTCAACAATCGCCTGGCTATCAAATTTTCGGGCAATTATGGCTATATCTTAGCCGATGATGCGGATTCAAAAAATATCTATGAAAGGGCACGAAACCTAAGTTTTGAATCCCCCATTATTGATGGCTCTGCGCAGTTTGAATTCAATTTTCTTCCTTATATACATGGCAGCAGAGATGAATATTTTACGCCTTACCTTTTTGGTGGACTAACTGCTTTTTATTTCAATCCACAAGCGGAATTGAATGGCGAAATGTATGAATTAAGGGCGTTAGGGACGGAAGGACAGTTTAAAGGGGAAGAATATTATACCGTGCAAGGTGCCCTCAACCTCGGCATCGGACTCAAATTGGACATTAATTATGAGTGGAGTTTAAATTTTGAACTCAGTGTACGTCAAACTTTCACAGATTATTTAGACGATGTTAGTACTGTTTACCCTGATCAAAGCGATTTACTTCGCTCCAGGGGAGAATTGGCGGTTGAATTATCTGATCGGTCGATCACTATTCCTGGTGTCGTGGAAGAAATACTGGGTGAAGAGGGCCGCCAAAGAGGAGACAGTAGTACAAAAGATTCCTACTTGTTTGTCGGGGTAGGGCTCGTCTACTATTTCGGCGATTTGCGTTGCCCAGGCTATGGCAAGAAGCGAAAGTAG